GGCACGGCGGCATCGTGGAGGAACATGGCCCGGTTGAGCGGTTGGGACATGATGAGCCAGTTGAAATGCGTCGCAGCGACGAGCGGGTCGTCGCAGTACAGCAGACCGCGAGCGGTCAGACGCTCGAAGGTCTCAGCAAGCGCGTTGATGATGCGTCCAGGTCCCTGCTCGTAGAAGGCGAGCCCGAGTTCGGGGAACCGGTCGACCTCGCTGATCACCAGGCGCCGTACACGAATGATCCGCGGCTGCATGACGAGCGCGAGCTCACTTCGGGCGAGATCTCGTAGGTCAGCAGCGACATCGCCAGTGTCCCGTAGGCGCTGCACCTTCCCGTGCACAGGGTCGCTCACGGCCTTGACCGTGGCGACGACAACCTCGACGAAGAGTCGGTCCTTGTCGGAGAAGTGCGCGTACAGTGCGCCTCGACACGCCAGCGGCTGCGGCGATCTCGTCCATGCTTGTTCCGAGGAACCCGGTGTCGAGGCATGCCGCGGTAGCGGCGTCGGCAATCGCCTGCCGCTTGCGCTGTGAGCGTCCCTGTCGCCCAGCCGCGACCGCACGGTCTCAACGCTACGCGGAGGTGCCACTTCGGCGTCTCGACGTTGGCGGCAACGTTGAATACTACACCGTGCAGTTTACATGACAGGAGGGAGCGTGTCGTTCACGGAGGAAGAGATCGAGTACCTGCGGTCCCAGCCACTGGCCAGGCTCGCCACAGTGGCACCTGGCGGCCAGCCGGACGTGACCCCCGGTTGCCTTCGAGTTCGACGGCACCCACTTCTGGATCGGCGGCGGGGACACCGTCCTGGCAACCCGCAAAGTCC
This DNA window, taken from Euzebyales bacterium, encodes the following:
- a CDS encoding TetR/AcrR family transcriptional regulator C-terminal domain-containing protein: MSDPVHGKVQRLRDTGDVAADLRDLARSELALVMQPRIIRVRRLVISEVDRFPELGLAFYEQGPGRIINALAETFERLTARGLLYCDDPLVAATHFNWLIMSQPLNRAMFLHDAAVP